The Natronocella acetinitrilica DNA segment GTAGGGACTCACCAGCACCGGTTCGTGGATACGCAACAGCGGTGTACGAACGCCATCAATGAGGCCGAAGAGGATGTAAGGCAACTGCAAGGCAAGCAAGGCAAGGAGCGTGAAGAACGCCAAAGTGACATGCAGGCTGACCAGGTTGCGCAGCAGGATGGCCCCTCCAAGCAGGGTGTCTCCGGACCCGTTAGGTGACAGGTAGCGGCCATTCTCCCGCAGGTAGCGCAGCACATCATCCCGATAGGTCGACCCGGGGTCCCTGGCGATGCCTGCAGCTGACGGGCCTTCCCTCGCCAGGCGAGGCCCCGCCAACAGCGCCTCCACGTCGTCGACGCTGCGGAGCGCCTCACGACCATACAGCCGGCCAAGAAAGGCCCCGAAGTAACCGCCTCCGGACACAGTGGAGAGATAGTCCACGTGGCGGACCAGCCCGTGCCGGGCCAGGCCCTGGAAGAAGCCCAGGGCAAACGTTGCACTGCGGATGCCGCCACCGGACAGCCCCATTGCGATTACGGGTTTTGTGCCATCAAGGCCCGCCGCAGCCCGCCGCATCGCGAGTCGTGCCTGCTCCTGTCGCGCCAGTGCGTCGGGATACGACTGCTGCCCACCCATCGTCATGCCCCCCTGGACCACCGCCGCCTCTCCCGAGGCCTTCACCAAGCTTAGTGAATGCAGGTCGATTTGCTCGGGGTCACCAGACGTCAGCGGATACGCAGACGAAGCTGTGACGCAGTCGTCAACACGGTGGGCTTTTCGGACGTTACCTTGTAGCGGGTGACACGTCGCCGCCGGCAAGCCATACCGGCGCAACTGCACCTCTGCGATCGCCAACAAGGACTGTCATGCCCAAGCTCGCCGAGTTGGATCTACCCTACGCGCTGCAATCGACTCTCAGCCATGGCGGGCGTCACCTCGGCCGCATGGCCCAGGCAGCGGCCGTGGCGGTTACCCTGGCGCTGCTCGCCGCGGTCACCTGGATCGTCTATGCCACCGGCGGCACACAAACCGCCTATCTGCACCTGGCCTATGTACCAGTGCTGCTTGCCGCCAGCGCCTTCGGCATGATCGGTGGTGCCATCGCCGCCATGCTCGCCGGTTTCGGTAGCGTCGGCCCGTTGATGCCGATGGATACCTCGTCCGGCGCGGAACAGCCGCTGGGAAGTTGGCTGTTCAGGGCGGGCTTTTTCCTTTTCTTCGGTGTCGCCGCCGGATTGGTGATCGGACACCTGCGCAGACAATTGCGGCGCATCCGCCGTGCAAGCTATCTGCACCCGGTGTCCAGGCTGCCAACGCAGGCGGCGCTGGAGCAGGTACTCTCCGAAGTGATCCGGCAACGGGAAAGCGATCTCCCGCTGGGACTGATTACCGTCGAGGTCAGGAATATGGACCAGATCTTCAACACGCTGGGCCCAGAGATCACCCAACACATCCCTGCGGCAATAGTTGCACGTACGAGATCCGACTTCCCTCTGCCCTGGCAGATCTTTCATCTGCATTCGGGCCGGATCGGTGTACTGGTGGATGAACATGTGGCCAGCGCGCAGACCCAGTCGAGCGCCCTGCTGGATACCCTGGATGAGCCTTTGGTTGTTGGCGACGTGCCGGTGTACCTCGACCTGGTAATCGGCGCTGCATCGCTGGAAGCCGACGACACCTCGCCAGGACGACTCATGCAGCGCTCGAACATCGCCCTGGCCGGGGCAAAGCTCAAGGGCCGCGCAGTGGCCCACTATGACAACACCCAGCGCTCGGAGCGCGCGCTGGCCATGCGACTGCTGAGCGAGACGACAAGAGCCCTCACGGCGAATCAGTTCACTCTGCTTTACCAACCACAATTCAGGCTTGACGATGGTCGGCTGATCGGCGCCGAGGCACTCATCCGCTGGCAGCATCCGACGCTAGGCCTGCTGGCGCCGGGGCAATTCATCCCGTTGCTGGAAGCCACCGCACTGATCAACCGCCTCAGCCAGTGGGTCGCCAGCAACGCCATCCAGCAGGCAGCGGCATGGCAAAAGGCCGGACTCGACATCAGCGTCGCGTTCAACGTCTCTCCACGGAACATGGATGACGGGGTGCTCACCGACGCCATCTTGCGGCAAAGCCGGGAACTCGACCTGCAACCGCATCGGCTGGAGATGGAAATCACCGAATCCGCGATCATCCACGATGCCGGCATGATCGGTCGGCACCTGCATGCCCTGAGGGAAGCCGGCATCGCCATCGCACTGGATGATTTTGGCGACGGCTACACCTCGGTCAAGCATCTCACAGCCTTGCCGCTGGACAAGCTCAAGATCGACCGTAGTCTGGTGCATAGCGTTACAGAGGACCCCCGGCGCATGCGCATCGTCTCCGCGGTTGCCTGCATGGCGCAGGACCTGGGCTTGCGGACCGTGGCCGAGGGGGTGGAGGATGGCAACACGGTGGACTACCTCCGCAGCGAAGGTTGCGACATTGCCCAGGGCTACTTCTATGGCAAGCCAATGAGCGCCAGTGCAGTGGCCGAACTGGCATCGGAACCCGTCGTTCATTGATCCCCGAACCAGGGTGACCCGATCTCCGCTGCGGATCCTGTCGGCGAACTGAGCCGAGGCGGTGGGCTGGATCGGCGATCTGCTGCCCCGGGGAGACTAGTCTTCGAGTTCGATTTCCGTCGCGACGTGGCGGCCGTCGTGATAGACGAACTCCACCTCGTTGCCGGCTAGAACACTACCGGCGCCCAGAAGCAGTGCGACGCCGACGATGATCAGCAGTCTCTGCATGAGCGTTTTCTTCTGTTGGTGTGACAACGACGTGTTCGGTGGACTGGGACGCCGCAACAGATGTCAAGGCTTGCACCACGCGCTCGGCAATACGCGCAAGCTCGGCGTTCTCGACGACATAGTGGGCATCAATCCGGCCGCGCATGTCGTGGGCCTGCAGCAAGTCCCGATCGCGGTAGATCAGTCGGTCGAAAACATGTTGTATGAATACACGCCGTAGCCGGGTCAACGGACGCAGGGCCTTGTGAAACGGCCTTGCCGGACGGCCACAGTCCGCAGCAGTGGGCGCGGCGAAGCGGCGCAGGGTTCGCGGATGGAACAAATGAATTGCCAGGGCGGAGTAGCTGCGGTTCTGCAGTCGCTCCCTGGGGGGTTCCGGCAGCGTCGCAACACCCAGAACGGCGGCAAGCGCTGTCTTGACCTCGGCCGATTGCCGTCGCAGGTCTTCCTGTCTGAACAGGTGCACGTGCTCCGCACCGTACTGGGTGGCGAAGGCATGATAGATCTCGAGGAAACGCTGACTCAGCGCCTCGACGCTTCGGCCGCCATGGGTCCAGCGATCGGGGCGTGACATGAAGCGCCCATCATAGTGATTCAGGAACACTTCCATGGGAATGCTGCCACCCTTCACCAATTGCTGGCGATAGGCCGACTGCAGCCAGTCCGATTGCCGGCGCACGAAATAGATGATCTGCGCTTCCGGGAACAACTCCCGCATCAATCTCGCGTTGCAGCCGCAATCCTCGTGCTGGTTATACATATCGCCGCTGATATGCGGCTCCGAGATGATCAGCGTTCTGGAATCCGCTGACCGCCGCCAAGCGTCCACGGCATCCCGGGCCGCTTCGGCGTAGCTGCGATCACCCGGGTTGCGCACCGCCGCACGGACCGCCAGTGTCAACGCCCTGGGGTTAAACACGAACCGCTCGGCATCGAGCAGCCGGAAGACGTCACGCTGAAGATAGCGCGTGCCCGTCTTGTGCAGGCCAATATGCAGAATCACCTTTCGCTGTTGCAATTCGGGCTCCGGACGGCAACGTCGCCAATGCCAGGTCAGCCCGGTACGATACGACCGACCGTGTGAAAATTATGTGCGTAAAAAGTTAAATTTTCGTGACATGCCAACGACGCAGGTGGTTTGTACGGTTCGTTGTATGATCACGACATGCACGTGCTGATCATTGAAGACAACCGGGATCTGGCAGCAAACCTGGTGGACTACCTTGAGGCCCACGGCCATTCTCTGGATTGCGCTGCGGATGGTCTCTCGGGGCTGCATCTGGCGGTGACCACCCACCCCGACGTCATCGTGCTGGACCTCGGGCTGCCCGGCCTCGACGGCGTGACAGTCTGCAAGCGCCTGCGAGAGGAAGGGCACGCAACTCCCATACTGATGCTGACGGCGCGATCCACGGTGGATCAGCGCGTAGAGGGGTTGACCATTGGCGCCGACGACTACCTGGTAAAACCCGTATCGTTGCGGGAACTGGAAGCCAGGCTGATGGCACTGGTGCGACGCGCCCGGGGCGGCCTGGACAAGCCGCAATTGCAGGTGGCCGACCTGATCGTCGATGAGCGCACGCGAACCGCCAGCCGGGCCGGTGCAGTGCTGACACTGACGCGCCTGGACTATGACATTCTCGTCATTCTCATGCGCGCCTCGCCCGGGGTGGTCTCGCGGCGGGAGATCGAACGACAGGCCTGGCCCGACGATCCACCCGGCTCAGACACGCTGCGTGCGCACATCCATCGCCTGCGGCGGGCCATCGATCAGGACGCTGCGAGGCCCTTGCTGCATACGGTGCATGGCGTTGGATATCGGCTGTTCGACGATGCTGCCATCTCGAAATAGTCTGCGCTTTCGAATCCTCTGCGCCTTTGCGGTCGCCGGGCTTTGCCTGGGCCCGCTCATCGGCGTGGCCTTGCTCTATCTGAGCATGGAAGCCCAGGAACGCGGGGCGCGCAGCCTGGTTCAAGGTCAACTCAAGGCCGCACTCGACCAGCCCCAGCGCTATCGCTTTCAGGATGTGGACAACCAGACGGACATGTTCCTGCTGACCACCGCGGCTCCGGAGCATATCCCCTCAGCATTGTTCGAGTTGCCACCTGGAATCCACGAATACGAGAGTGGCCCTGAGGCCTGGATGGTCGCGGTGGGGGAAGGCCCTTCGGGTCGCTTTGTGGTCGTGGAGGATGTCTCCCACATCGAGGGGCGCGAGCGATTCGCCCTGGGCTATGGCCTGGCCGGCGCGCTGCTCGCCACGGTGGTGGCACTGATGCTTGGCTACTGGCTTGCCCGCTGGTTGACCACTCCCCTGGAGCGCCTCACTGCGGCGGTCACCGCAGAGCAGGACAACCCTCCCGGCACTACTGCCCTGACGTCAGACCGGGAACAGGACGAGGTGGCAAGGCTTGCCCGCGCCATCGAGCGCTATCGCCGCGATGCCCGGGAGACACTGGAGCGCGAGCAGCGGTTTTCCGCGGACGTGAGTCACGAGCTACGCACCCCACTGACCATCATCCAGAATGCGGCCGAGCTGATCGAAGCCGACCAGGGGCTCGGATTGCGCTCCCGTCAGGCCCTGGGACGGTTGATCACGGCAAGCCGCCGCATGGAAGAGACCAGCGCGACGCTACTTGCGCTGTTGCGAGAGGGTGCAGATCTCAAAGAGATAGAGAGGGTCAGCGTGGTGGACCGTGCCAGGGCGGTCATCGAGGACGAGATCGCCGCGGCAGGCGCGGGTCAGCATCAGGTCAGTCTGGAGGCTCGCGCGACACCTGCGCTCCCGGTACCAACCAAGGTCATCGATGTACTGATCGGCAATCTGGTCCGCAATGCCTTGCAGCACGCCAACGCGTCTCGGATCCGGGTGATCGTGGAGGCGAATCGGCTTATCGTCGACGACGATGGCGTGGGCATCCTGCCGCAAACCCAGCCTGCCAGCGCAAACGGTGGCCATGGTCTTGGCCTCTCGCTTATTGAGCGGCTTTGTCAGCGCTACGGATGGACACTGACACTGCAATGCCCACCCTCGGGGGGCACCCACGCCATCTGGCGTTATCAGGATTGAGGGCGAAAAATGCAAACGCGATTCCACCGTGTCAACGGGTTTCTCGTTCCGAAGCTGGACTGGCTGGTGCCCGGTTGGCGGCATGCGTTCGCAACGGAGCACTATCGCGGCGGCGACGGCTATCGCGGGCCGCTTTACCTGCTGCTCACCAGTCATGACGCCGTGGTGCTGGTTCGCAACGGCCCGGAAGACGTGCCCGACGCCCTGGACATTGTCTGCCGCCTGCCCTTGCCCGCCGGCTTCGCCGTTGAAACCGCCGCCGGGGAACTCAACCCGGCCGGCACGGCGGAGCAGGCAGAAGCCCTGCGAACCCTGGCCGAACAGAACCCCGAGGGCAGTCCGGTCACGCTTGCTCCCGTCTGGCTTGCCGGTCGAATCGGCTTCTGCATCCACGACCGCGGTTGGCTGATCAGCCTGTTCCAGTTTTCCGAAGGCCGCTGTGTCGCGAGCATCTCCTCCACGGAAGCCCAACGCATCATTCCGCTTGCCGAGGAGTGATCAGAGGTTATTCTTGCCCGAATGGGAATTACTGTATATAAATACAGCACTATGAAAGGGCGTGGCACCGACTGGAATCCGAATAACCGCTTTCATCGCCAGCATATCGAGGCTGTGGCGGAAGAGGGGCTCGATGACTGCCCGCCCCGCAAGGCCGAGACAACGGTGCGCAAGGAAACGGCCCGTTCCATCATCACCCGCAACCAATCACCGGATGTGCCCTTCGAGCAGTCCATGAATCCTTATCGTGGCTGCGAGCATGGTTGCATCTACTGTTTTGCCCGCCCCAGCCATGCCTGGCTGGACCTGTCACCGGGGCTGGATTTCGAAACCCGACTGAGCGCCAAGACCAACGCCGCAGCGCTTCTGCGAAGTGCGTTATCCAAACCGGGCTACCAGTGTCGCCCTATCGTTCTTGGCACCAATACAGACCCC contains these protein-coding regions:
- a CDS encoding bifunctional diguanylate cyclase/phosphodiesterase; translated protein: MPKLAELDLPYALQSTLSHGGRHLGRMAQAAAVAVTLALLAAVTWIVYATGGTQTAYLHLAYVPVLLAASAFGMIGGAIAAMLAGFGSVGPLMPMDTSSGAEQPLGSWLFRAGFFLFFGVAAGLVIGHLRRQLRRIRRASYLHPVSRLPTQAALEQVLSEVIRQRESDLPLGLITVEVRNMDQIFNTLGPEITQHIPAAIVARTRSDFPLPWQIFHLHSGRIGVLVDEHVASAQTQSSALLDTLDEPLVVGDVPVYLDLVIGAASLEADDTSPGRLMQRSNIALAGAKLKGRAVAHYDNTQRSERALAMRLLSETTRALTANQFTLLYQPQFRLDDGRLIGAEALIRWQHPTLGLLAPGQFIPLLEATALINRLSQWVASNAIQQAAAWQKAGLDISVAFNVSPRNMDDGVLTDAILRQSRELDLQPHRLEMEITESAIIHDAGMIGRHLHALREAGIAIALDDFGDGYTSVKHLTALPLDKLKIDRSLVHSVTEDPRRMRIVSAVACMAQDLGLRTVAEGVEDGNTVDYLRSEGCDIAQGYFYGKPMSASAVAELASEPVVH
- a CDS encoding response regulator transcription factor, with the translated sequence MHVLIIEDNRDLAANLVDYLEAHGHSLDCAADGLSGLHLAVTTHPDVIVLDLGLPGLDGVTVCKRLREEGHATPILMLTARSTVDQRVEGLTIGADDYLVKPVSLRELEARLMALVRRARGGLDKPQLQVADLIVDERTRTASRAGAVLTLTRLDYDILVILMRASPGVVSRREIERQAWPDDPPGSDTLRAHIHRLRRAIDQDAARPLLHTVHGVGYRLFDDAAISK
- a CDS encoding sensor histidine kinase → MLPSRNSLRFRILCAFAVAGLCLGPLIGVALLYLSMEAQERGARSLVQGQLKAALDQPQRYRFQDVDNQTDMFLLTTAAPEHIPSALFELPPGIHEYESGPEAWMVAVGEGPSGRFVVVEDVSHIEGRERFALGYGLAGALLATVVALMLGYWLARWLTTPLERLTAAVTAEQDNPPGTTALTSDREQDEVARLARAIERYRRDARETLEREQRFSADVSHELRTPLTIIQNAAELIEADQGLGLRSRQALGRLITASRRMEETSATLLALLREGADLKEIERVSVVDRARAVIEDEIAAAGAGQHQVSLEARATPALPVPTKVIDVLIGNLVRNALQHANASRIRVIVEANRLIVDDDGVGILPQTQPASANGGHGLGLSLIERLCQRYGWTLTLQCPPSGGTHAIWRYQD